In the genome of Candoia aspera isolate rCanAsp1 chromosome 1, rCanAsp1.hap2, whole genome shotgun sequence, one region contains:
- the CHST1 gene encoding carbohydrate sulfotransferase 1 → MQCSWKAVLLLALASIAIQYTAIRTFTTKSFQSCPVPNPMNCSLNQEVESADRLCDESPTFSYNLSKKTHVLILATTRSGSSFVGQLFNQHFDVFYLFEPLYHVQYTLIPKLTQMKGSMDRRIMLGAGRDLLRSLYDCDLYFLENYIKPQPVNHTTDRLFRRGASKALCSAPVCETMALTDTTLEEGDCVKKCGTLNLTLATESCKDHGHVAIKTVRVPEVNDLRALVDDPRLNLKIIQLVRDPRGILASRSETFRDTYRLWRIWDGTGRKPYNLDVTQLTTVCEDFLNSVSTGLNRPSWLKGKYMLVRYEDLARNPLKKTEEMYEFLGIPMDSNVERWIQNNTRGDRSAAKHKYGTVRNSAATAEKWRFRLSYEIVAFTQNACQQVLVQLGYKLVSSEKELKNLSISLVEERDFLPFW, encoded by the coding sequence ATGCAATGTTCTTGGAAGGCTGTCCTCCTACTTGCTTTGGCCTCCATTGCTATCCAGTACACAGCCATCCGCACCTTCACAACCAAGTCCTTCCAAAGTTGTCCTGTACCTAATCCCATGAATTGTAGCCTGAATCAGGAGGTTGAATCTGCTGACAGACTGTGTGATGAAAGCCCAACCTTTTCTTACAACCTTTCTAAGAAGACTCATGTCCTGATCTTGGCCACCACCAGAAGTGGTTCTTCTTTTGTTGGTCAGCTCTTTAATCAGCACTTTGatgttttctatttatttgaGCCCCTTTATCATGTCCAGTACACCTTAATTCCAAAGTTAACACAGATGAAGGGCTCCATGGACCGACGGATCATGCTGGGGGCTGGCAGAGATTTGCTGAGGAGTCTTTATGACTGTGATCTTTACTTCTTGGAAAATTACATCAAACCCCAGCCAGTGAACCACACCACAGACAGACTCTTCAGGAGAGGGGCCAGCAAAGCTTTGTGCTCCGCACCAGTTTGTGAGACAATGGCACTGACTGATACCACTCTGGAAGAAGGGGATTGTGTGAAAAAATGTGGCACTTTGAACCTGACCCTAGCTACTGAATCATGCAAAGATCATGGGCATGTTGCAATCAAAACAGTGCGAGTGCCAGAGGTCAATGACCTTCGGGCTTTGGTGGATGATCCAAGGCTCAACCTGAAAATTATACAATTAGTGAGAGACCCCAGAGGCATCCTTGCTTCTAGGAGTGAAACATTTAGGGACACTTACAGACTTTGGCGAATCTGGGATGGCACAGGTAGGAAACCCTACAACTTGGATGTGACACAACTCACCACTGTCTGTGAGGACTTTTTGAACTCCGTTTCCACTGGCCTAAATAGACCCTCATGGCTGAAAGGCAAATACATGCTGGTGCGGTATGAAGACTTAGCTAGGAATCCTCTAAAAAAGACTGAGGAGATGTACGAATTCCTTGGCATCCCAATGGATAGCAATGTGGAACGATGGATACAGAATAATACAAGAGGAGACAGGTCTGCAGCCAAGCACAAATATGGGACCGTCCGAAATTCAGCAGCAACGGCAGAGAAGTGGCGGTTCCGCCTCTCTTATGAAATTGTGGCATTCACACAGAATGCATGCCAGCAGGTATTAGTACAACTGGGTTACAAACTGGTGTCCTCTGAGAAGGAACTGAAGAACCTCTCCATAAGCCTGGTGGAAGAAAGGGATTTCTTGCCCTTTTGGTAA